The Bacillus sp. Y1 genome has a window encoding:
- a CDS encoding ComEC/Rec2 family competence protein gives MSIIFTICMILANWYYIPADSPFVPAEVESIDLNLKEDELAVTFLPLTNGEATLIQNGQGEHILINTGHQDTEEELKRVLKLYKVSHISTIFLTSPEEGYVGNLNMLTELYDVKQVITSKSIAEKIETIKTGSNEIQDIGIHLWTQGTKQMLVQNLEAEVLYNGASKEEGLDLSFTYKSSRFLILTSMTEESNRTLLKYDLSNVNIVKIPQFAMENSINEKLLRHMDPQLAVIFQSKHIAPHQDILKLLQDIWLDVHYTKMHGILTIKFTPTNYEIISISKSEE, from the coding sequence ATGAGTATTATTTTTACGATCTGCATGATTTTAGCGAATTGGTATTACATACCTGCGGATTCTCCGTTTGTACCTGCTGAAGTAGAAAGCATTGACTTGAACTTAAAAGAAGATGAATTAGCCGTTACATTTTTGCCTTTAACAAATGGGGAAGCAACACTAATCCAAAATGGGCAAGGAGAACATATCTTAATTAATACAGGTCATCAAGATACAGAGGAAGAATTAAAGCGCGTATTGAAGCTATATAAGGTCAGTCATATTTCAACCATCTTCTTGACAAGCCCGGAAGAAGGGTATGTTGGTAATTTGAATATGCTTACTGAACTTTATGATGTAAAGCAGGTCATCACAAGCAAGTCTATAGCAGAAAAAATAGAAACGATAAAAACGGGAAGTAACGAGATACAGGATATTGGAATACATCTTTGGACTCAGGGTACAAAGCAAATGCTTGTCCAAAATCTTGAAGCAGAAGTTTTATACAATGGTGCTTCTAAAGAAGAAGGCTTGGACCTTTCTTTTACATATAAGAGTAGCCGATTTCTCATTCTTACATCAATGACCGAGGAATCAAATCGTACGTTGTTAAAGTATGATCTTTCAAATGTAAATATCGTCAAAATCCCACAATTTGCGATGGAGAATTCCATAAATGAAAAATTATTAAGACATATGGATCCACAATTGGCTGTTATATTTCAATCTAAGCATATAGCTCCCCATCAGGATATATTAAAGCTACTTCAAGATATATGGCTTGATGTTCATTACACAAAAATGCATGGAATTTTAACAATTAAATTCACTCCTACGAACTATGAAATCATATCTATTTCCAAGTCAGAGGAATAA
- the dinG gene encoding ATP-dependent DNA helicase DinG produces MTNRFVVVDLETTGNSPKKGDKIIQFAAVVVENGEIKETFSSLVSSDKPIPLFIEELTGLNNDMLKDAPTFSEIAPKILQLLEGAFFVAHNVLFDLSFLQEELIQSGYEGFFGPVIDTVELSRIVFPTADSFKLTDLSIQEGLAHDRPHQADSDAYVTAELFLILIKLLKDLPELTLRQLLNLAGGLKSDISLLLDEYVLGKSCTRDMMPEGLEIFQGLVLRKKEELEEIQHLADGIYPSTTEEKEAMFQKAFKDYEKRVGQVQMLDHVYSAFKEERHALIEAGTGVGKSLAYLLPAAIFANNTNHKIVVSTYTTQLQEQLLTKDIPLLKKMVDFPLEVVLLKGRHHYISLEKFHQSLYEEEDNYDTSLTKMQILVWLTQTITGDYEELNLSSGGLLYWNRIKNDSSSFVKDRSWLSHDFYFLTRQRVNDAKIIITNHSLLMADLNAENSILPPFEFVIIDEAHHFEKAVGKSFNQSIDYLSIRMLISQFGSTDQRQTFYELEQIFKKLHIEDDDQLLHSFQINEMIVELQFELDDLFRAIALLVKKNAKKGNQRLIKRVIYDESAKEWHSAVASAERCQFLLKDLHETVCKWVELVKSQQLMLDYHQKITMNEVISFLEEIEQIRNQMKNLIIHPLPSHVTWIEMDGRATQNLTSIYSQPVIISEFLKEHFFDKKKSAVLTSATMTVNQSFDYVLDSLGIGKENCSTLQIPSPFAYKEQVQVLIPEDLPEINKVPLSDYVAAITEHIISIAEATKGRMLILFTSYDMLKKTYDLIKESGLLDDYVLFAQGITSGSRSRLTRNFQRFEKSILLGTSSFWEGIDIPGEALSCLIIVRLPFTPPDDPIAEAKGELIQAKGQNPFSKHSLPEAVLRFKQGFGRLIRKKTDRGFVIIFDRRIVTTTYGKAFLKSIPSVPVKTLDINEMLTVIEEWL; encoded by the coding sequence ATGACAAATCGTTTTGTAGTAGTAGATTTAGAAACCACAGGAAATTCACCGAAAAAAGGGGATAAAATTATTCAATTTGCCGCTGTAGTGGTGGAAAACGGCGAAATTAAAGAAACGTTTTCTTCTTTGGTAAGTTCAGATAAACCCATCCCTCTTTTTATCGAGGAGTTGACTGGTCTTAATAATGACATGTTAAAGGACGCGCCAACCTTCTCTGAGATAGCACCGAAAATTTTACAATTATTAGAGGGTGCTTTTTTTGTCGCTCATAATGTTTTATTTGACCTTTCTTTTCTTCAGGAAGAGTTAATTCAATCAGGGTATGAAGGATTTTTTGGACCAGTTATTGATACAGTTGAGCTTTCGAGGATTGTCTTTCCTACTGCTGATAGCTTTAAATTAACCGACCTTTCGATTCAAGAGGGACTAGCACATGATCGCCCACATCAGGCAGATAGTGATGCATATGTAACAGCTGAGCTTTTCCTCATTTTAATTAAATTGTTAAAGGATCTTCCTGAACTCACTTTAAGACAACTCTTAAACCTCGCTGGGGGCTTAAAAAGTGACATCTCCTTGTTGCTAGATGAGTATGTACTAGGAAAGTCTTGCACAAGAGACATGATGCCTGAAGGACTGGAAATATTTCAAGGTCTTGTTTTGAGGAAGAAGGAAGAGTTAGAAGAGATACAACATCTTGCAGATGGAATCTATCCGAGCACGACCGAAGAAAAAGAAGCAATGTTTCAAAAGGCATTTAAGGATTATGAGAAGCGAGTTGGACAGGTTCAAATGCTCGACCATGTGTATTCAGCATTTAAAGAGGAGCGTCATGCTCTGATCGAAGCTGGAACAGGGGTCGGAAAATCATTGGCTTATTTGTTACCAGCAGCGATATTTGCTAACAACACAAATCATAAAATCGTGGTAAGTACGTACACGACACAACTTCAAGAACAATTGCTAACAAAAGATATTCCATTGCTAAAAAAAATGGTAGACTTCCCTCTAGAAGTAGTACTCTTAAAGGGGAGACACCATTATATAAGCCTAGAAAAGTTTCACCAATCCTTATACGAAGAGGAAGATAATTACGACACAAGCTTAACAAAGATGCAAATCTTAGTATGGCTCACACAAACAATAACAGGTGATTACGAGGAACTGAACTTATCAAGTGGAGGTCTTCTTTACTGGAATCGTATAAAAAATGATAGTTCGTCCTTCGTGAAGGATCGTTCATGGCTATCTCACGATTTCTATTTTCTCACTAGACAACGGGTAAATGATGCAAAAATTATTATTACAAATCACTCATTGTTAATGGCTGACTTGAATGCAGAAAATAGTATCCTTCCTCCTTTTGAATTTGTCATTATCGATGAAGCTCATCATTTCGAAAAAGCAGTTGGTAAGAGTTTTAATCAGTCCATTGATTATTTATCAATAAGAATGCTTATAAGTCAGTTTGGTAGTACCGATCAGAGACAAACCTTCTATGAATTAGAGCAAATCTTTAAGAAATTGCATATTGAAGACGACGATCAACTCTTACACTCTTTTCAAATAAATGAAATGATCGTTGAACTTCAGTTTGAATTAGACGACTTATTTAGAGCAATTGCATTATTGGTAAAAAAGAACGCAAAAAAAGGAAACCAAAGATTGATTAAAAGAGTGATCTATGATGAATCGGCTAAAGAATGGCACTCGGCGGTTGCTTCTGCGGAGCGATGTCAGTTTTTATTGAAGGATTTACATGAGACCGTATGTAAATGGGTGGAGCTCGTAAAAAGCCAACAACTTATGCTTGATTATCATCAAAAAATTACTATGAATGAAGTAATATCGTTCTTAGAGGAGATTGAACAGATTCGAAACCAAATGAAGAATCTCATTATTCATCCTCTACCTTCACATGTTACCTGGATTGAAATGGATGGAAGAGCAACGCAAAATTTAACGTCTATCTATTCTCAACCTGTAATTATTTCTGAATTTTTAAAGGAACATTTTTTTGATAAGAAAAAAAGTGCGGTACTTACATCTGCTACTATGACAGTAAACCAATCATTTGATTATGTTTTAGATTCACTAGGGATAGGGAAAGAGAATTGTAGTACCCTTCAAATTCCATCTCCTTTTGCCTATAAGGAGCAGGTCCAAGTATTAATACCGGAAGATTTACCGGAAATAAATAAGGTACCTTTATCAGATTATGTGGCAGCTATTACTGAACACATTATCTCTATTGCAGAAGCAACAAAGGGAAGAATGCTGATACTCTTTACTTCGTATGATATGTTAAAGAAAACATATGATCTAATCAAAGAGAGTGGTCTATTAGATGACTATGTTCTATTTGCTCAAGGAATTACAAGCGGAAGTAGATCGAGACTGACGAGAAATTTTCAACGGTTTGAAAAATCCATCTTATTAGGAACAAGCAGTTTCTGGGAAGGGATTGATATACCAGGGGAAGCTCTAAGTTGCCTGATTATCGTTCGATTGCCTTTCACACCTCCAGACGACCCGATTGCGGAAGCAAAAGGAGAATTAATACAAGCGAAAGGTCAAAATCCTTTTTCAAAGCATTCATTACCTGAAGCAGTATTACGATTTAAACAAGGTTTTGGAAGGTTAATTAGGAAGAAGACGGACAGAGGGTTTGTTATTATTTTCGATCGAAGAATTGTGACAACCACATATGGGAAAGCCTTTTTAAAATCGATTCCTAGTGTTCCAGTAAAAACATTAGACATTAATGAAATGTTAACCGTAATAGAAGAATGGCTTTAA
- the panD gene encoding aspartate 1-decarboxylase — MFRTMMNGKIHRARVTEANLNYVGSITIDTDILDAVGMVANEKVQIVNNNNGARFETYIIPGTRGSGVVCLNGAAARLVQEGDVVIIISYALVAEDKVASHEPKVAIMNEQNQIVELLHAEPERTIR; from the coding sequence ATGTTTCGTACGATGATGAACGGAAAAATCCATCGCGCAAGAGTTACGGAAGCGAATTTAAATTATGTAGGAAGCATTACCATTGATACAGATATTTTAGATGCTGTAGGTATGGTTGCTAATGAAAAAGTACAAATTGTGAATAATAATAATGGAGCTAGATTTGAAACATATATTATTCCTGGGACAAGAGGCAGCGGTGTTGTTTGCTTAAATGGAGCAGCAGCACGATTAGTCCAAGAAGGCGACGTAGTTATCATTATCTCATACGCATTAGTTGCAGAAGATAAGGTTGCCTCCCACGAACCGAAAGTAGCCATTATGAATGAGCAAAATCAAATTGTAGAATTACTTCATGCGGAACCAGAAAGAACGATACGATAA
- the panC gene encoding pantoate--beta-alanine ligase encodes MKVITSISQMQKEIQSLKNDKLSIGYVPTMGYLHEGHVRLVKKAREENDIVIMSIFVNPLQFGPNEDLDAYPRDFERDSEIAKNEKVDYIFYPSVEEMYPSKPSVTLVVQKRVDVLCGSSRPGHFNGVATVLAKLFHIIQPTRAYFGMKDAQQVAVVDGLITDLHFPIELIPVETVREEDGLAKSSRNVRLTSKEREEASVLYKSLKEAEKQIRAGERDIDVIISNMKNTISNNSSGAVEYIEIYSYPELEYLEVLEGKIIIAIAVKFTNARLIDNLVFTI; translated from the coding sequence ATGAAAGTAATCACTTCAATTTCACAAATGCAAAAAGAAATTCAATCCCTAAAAAATGACAAGCTTTCAATCGGTTATGTCCCAACTATGGGTTACCTTCACGAGGGTCATGTCCGTTTAGTAAAGAAAGCAAGAGAAGAAAATGATATTGTAATTATGAGTATATTTGTCAATCCATTACAGTTTGGACCGAATGAGGACCTTGATGCTTATCCGCGGGATTTTGAGCGTGATAGTGAAATAGCTAAAAATGAAAAGGTAGATTATATTTTTTATCCATCTGTTGAAGAAATGTATCCATCAAAGCCTTCTGTTACACTTGTTGTTCAAAAGAGGGTTGATGTACTTTGTGGAAGCTCAAGACCTGGGCATTTTAATGGAGTTGCGACCGTATTAGCGAAGCTATTTCATATTATACAGCCAACTCGTGCGTATTTTGGTATGAAGGATGCACAGCAGGTAGCGGTTGTTGATGGGTTAATTACTGATTTGCATTTCCCAATTGAATTAATTCCTGTAGAAACTGTAAGGGAAGAGGACGGTTTAGCAAAGAGCTCCCGCAATGTAAGATTAACGTCTAAAGAGCGAGAGGAAGCATCTGTCCTGTATAAAAGCTTAAAAGAAGCGGAAAAACAAATCCGTGCAGGGGAAAGAGATATAGATGTAATCATTTCAAATATGAAAAATACGATTAGTAATAATTCATCAGGAGCGGTTGAGTATATAGAAATATACTCTTATCCAGAACTGGAATACCTAGAGGTTCTAGAAGGGAAAATCATCATCGCTATAGCAGTGAAGTTTACGAATGCTCGCTTAATAGATAATCTTGTGTTCACTATATAG
- the panB gene encoding 3-methyl-2-oxobutanoate hydroxymethyltransferase, whose translation MKQLNDFRSMKKNGEKIVMLTAYDYPSAKQAEGCEVDMILVGDSLGMVVLGYDSTIPVTTADMIHHSKAVRRGASNTFTVVDMPFMSYHLSVRDTLITGAKMIQETGAQALKLEGADGVLEHIQALTNAGIPVCAHLGLTPQSVAVLGGYKVQGKDAQAAQKLVQDAKLCEEAGAFMLVLECVPKQLAREITQQLSIPVIGIGAGVDVDGQVLVYHDVVTYGVNRVPKFVKTYGNVDEVATKGISAYVSEVKSSQFPSDDQSFSMKEEELKGLYGGER comes from the coding sequence ATGAAACAGTTGAATGATTTTAGAAGTATGAAAAAAAATGGTGAGAAAATCGTTATGTTAACCGCGTATGATTATCCTTCAGCCAAGCAAGCAGAAGGTTGCGAAGTAGACATGATCCTTGTGGGTGATTCATTAGGGATGGTTGTGTTAGGGTATGATTCAACGATTCCAGTGACAACGGCTGATATGATTCACCACAGTAAAGCGGTAAGACGCGGAGCTTCCAATACTTTTACAGTTGTCGATATGCCTTTTATGAGCTATCATTTATCCGTCCGGGATACTTTAATAACTGGCGCAAAAATGATTCAAGAAACCGGAGCACAGGCTCTAAAGCTTGAAGGTGCAGATGGGGTACTAGAACATATTCAAGCCTTAACTAATGCAGGGATTCCTGTTTGTGCACATTTAGGTCTAACACCTCAGTCAGTAGCTGTGTTAGGGGGTTACAAGGTTCAAGGGAAGGACGCTCAAGCGGCACAAAAATTAGTTCAAGACGCGAAGCTTTGTGAAGAAGCAGGCGCATTCATGCTTGTTTTAGAGTGTGTACCAAAACAACTGGCACGGGAAATCACGCAGCAATTATCTATACCGGTTATTGGAATTGGTGCAGGTGTGGACGTAGATGGCCAAGTTCTTGTCTATCATGATGTAGTCACTTACGGTGTGAATAGAGTTCCAAAATTTGTGAAGACATATGGTAATGTAGATGAGGTAGCTACTAAAGGAATTTCAGCTTATGTATCTGAGGTGAAGAGCAGTCAATTCCCTTCAGATGATCAAAGCTTTTCGATGAAAGAAGAAGAGTTAAAGGGTCTGTATGGAGGAGAAAGATGA
- a CDS encoding biotin--[acetyl-CoA-carboxylase] ligase — protein sequence MQSELRKKLLEAFTNSEQEYVSGQYLADVMGCSRTAVWKHIEDLRKEGFELEAVRKKGYKILNLPKSISADRVQLGLKTEFIGKVIHYEEMVDSTQKIAHLLSHEGAVEGTVVIAEEQKGGRGRMDRVWHSPKSTGIWMSLILRPKIPIQRAPQLTLLTAVAIVQAIEETTSLTPQIKWPNDILIEQQKVTGILTELQADADRIISVIIGMGLNINQTEDDFPPELREIATSLRIKEGKELDRAELIKVIFQKFETLYKIFLDKGFYPIKLLWESYAISIGKEITARTLNGSISGKALGITDEGVLKVEDDLGEMHHIYSADIELH from the coding sequence ATGCAGTCTGAATTAAGAAAAAAGCTTCTTGAGGCATTTACGAACTCCGAGCAAGAGTATGTTTCTGGACAGTACTTAGCAGATGTAATGGGTTGTTCAAGAACAGCTGTATGGAAGCATATTGAGGATTTAAGAAAAGAAGGCTTTGAATTAGAGGCGGTTAGGAAAAAGGGATATAAAATCTTAAACTTGCCAAAGAGTATTTCAGCTGATCGCGTACAATTGGGGTTAAAAACAGAGTTTATCGGTAAAGTCATTCATTATGAAGAAATGGTTGATTCAACTCAAAAGATTGCTCATTTGTTATCGCATGAAGGGGCGGTAGAAGGGACCGTTGTGATTGCTGAGGAACAAAAAGGCGGAAGAGGAAGAATGGATCGTGTGTGGCATTCACCAAAATCTACGGGGATTTGGATGAGCCTTATTTTAAGACCGAAAATACCCATTCAAAGAGCACCGCAGCTTACTTTACTTACTGCAGTGGCAATTGTACAAGCAATTGAAGAAACAACTAGTTTAACACCGCAAATTAAATGGCCGAATGATATATTAATTGAGCAACAAAAAGTGACTGGGATTTTGACTGAGCTTCAGGCAGATGCGGACCGAATTATTTCGGTTATTATCGGAATGGGTTTGAACATTAATCAAACAGAAGATGATTTTCCACCTGAACTTCGTGAAATTGCTACTTCCTTACGTATAAAGGAAGGGAAGGAACTGGACAGAGCTGAATTAATAAAAGTTATTTTCCAAAAGTTTGAAACGCTATACAAGATTTTTTTAGATAAAGGTTTTTATCCTATTAAGTTATTATGGGAAAGCTATGCAATAAGCATCGGGAAAGAAATCACAGCAAGAACCTTGAATGGTTCAATTAGTGGAAAAGCACTTGGAATTACCGATGAGGGTGTGCTGAAGGTAGAAGATGATTTAGGTGAAATGCATCATATTTATTCCGCAGACATAGAACTTCACTAA
- a CDS encoding CCA tRNA nucleotidyltransferase, producing the protein MKEPFKSAIPVLELIEKAGFKAYFVGGSVRDYLLGLPINDIDIASSATPSEIKEIFPKTIDLGIEHGTVMVLYNNHSYEITTFRSEADYVDYRRPTSVTFIRSIEEDLARRDFTMNAVAMNRFGEILDPFEGKIDIETKTIRTVGIASERFSEDALRMLRGIRFVSKLAFVLDPDTYEGIKDNKHLLSHIAVERIAAELDKLLSGAHTSQGIQLLIKTEIHKYIPGFLDKKAALLELSKLPIQSLFIDEKWALFSNLLQKGEKEIKQFFIGLRFSNKRVQQIANLSKWLSERSRNSWSIESVYASGKETALQVEKIYQAYQRKVDPLAFANLQTIIEALPIHSLADVKVSGSDLIEWKQKNAGPWVKDVLKEIETEILHGRLENKNEVIKEWVTKCSLN; encoded by the coding sequence ATGAAAGAACCATTTAAGTCAGCGATTCCAGTCCTTGAGTTAATTGAAAAAGCTGGGTTTAAAGCCTACTTTGTGGGAGGCTCTGTTCGGGATTATTTACTTGGACTTCCTATCAATGATATTGATATTGCATCATCTGCGACACCAAGTGAAATTAAAGAGATATTTCCAAAAACAATTGACCTTGGGATTGAACATGGAACGGTCATGGTTCTATACAATAACCATTCGTATGAAATTACGACCTTTCGCTCTGAGGCAGATTATGTAGATTATCGGAGGCCTACTTCCGTAACATTTATTCGATCCATTGAAGAAGACCTTGCAAGGCGTGACTTTACGATGAATGCCGTGGCAATGAATCGATTTGGGGAGATACTTGATCCTTTTGAAGGAAAAATAGATATCGAAACTAAAACAATTCGTACCGTAGGGATAGCTAGTGAGCGCTTTTCGGAGGATGCGCTTCGCATGCTAAGAGGAATCAGATTTGTTAGCAAGCTTGCTTTTGTATTAGATCCAGATACATACGAAGGAATAAAGGATAATAAACACTTACTTTCACATATTGCGGTTGAAAGGATTGCAGCCGAATTAGATAAACTGCTTAGTGGAGCTCATACGTCTCAAGGAATTCAATTGTTAATAAAAACAGAAATACATAAATACATACCGGGTTTTCTCGATAAAAAAGCAGCATTGTTGGAGTTATCAAAACTGCCGATTCAATCATTATTCATTGATGAAAAATGGGCTTTATTTTCAAATCTTTTACAAAAAGGCGAAAAAGAAATTAAACAATTCTTTATCGGATTAAGATTCTCAAATAAAAGGGTTCAACAGATTGCTAATTTGTCAAAATGGTTAAGTGAACGCTCAAGAAATAGCTGGTCAATCGAGTCCGTATATGCTTCTGGAAAAGAGACGGCGCTTCAAGTGGAGAAGATTTACCAAGCTTACCAAAGGAAGGTTGATCCCCTTGCATTTGCCAACCTCCAGACAATCATTGAAGCTCTTCCTATTCATTCTTTAGCGGATGTAAAAGTTTCAGGATCAGACCTAATTGAATGGAAACAGAAAAATGCAGGGCCATGGGTGAAGGATGTACTTAAGGAGATTGAAACAGAAATTCTCCATGGAAGACTTGAGAATAAAAATGAGGTTATAAAAGAGTGGGTGACAAAATGCAGTCTGAATTAA
- the bshA gene encoding N-acetyl-alpha-D-glucosaminyl L-malate synthase BshA, with protein sequence MNKKMKIGITCYPTVGGSGVIATELGKMLAENGHEIHFISSSLPFRLNRMYHNVYYHQVEVNQYSVFQYPPYDIALASKMAEVINREELDLLHVHYAIPHAVCAILAKQMSGRDVKIVTTLHGTDITVLGYDPSLTDAIRFGIEKSDIVTAVSKSLISQTYDLINPDKTIETVYNFIDERVYKRSNSSHLKDEYGILPEEKVIIHVSNFRPVKRVQDVVRTFEKITKGISAKLLLVGDGPEMTVVCKLVKKLNIEDKVLFLGKQDSVEELYSISDLMLLLSEKESFGLVALEAMACGVPCIGTNVGGIPEVIDHGLSGYICELGDIEDMSEKAIDLLQNSMKHQQFREASVSLVRKKFQATTIVKQYEDLYKSLLQSGEQPYERTI encoded by the coding sequence ATGAATAAAAAAATGAAAATAGGTATTACCTGTTATCCAACAGTAGGGGGTTCGGGAGTCATTGCTACCGAGCTTGGGAAAATGTTGGCAGAAAATGGGCACGAGATTCATTTCATTTCCTCGAGCCTCCCATTTCGGTTAAATAGGATGTACCATAATGTCTATTACCATCAAGTAGAGGTAAATCAATACTCGGTCTTTCAATATCCGCCCTATGATATTGCACTAGCTAGTAAAATGGCGGAGGTTATTAACCGTGAAGAGTTGGATCTTCTTCATGTCCATTATGCGATTCCGCACGCTGTTTGTGCCATTTTAGCAAAGCAAATGAGTGGAAGAGATGTAAAGATTGTAACCACACTACACGGTACCGATATTACTGTTTTGGGGTATGATCCTTCATTAACGGATGCCATTCGATTTGGAATTGAAAAATCAGATATTGTTACAGCTGTGTCTAAATCCTTAATTAGTCAGACGTACGACCTGATAAATCCTGATAAAACAATCGAAACGGTTTATAACTTTATTGATGAACGAGTCTATAAAAGATCAAACTCATCTCATTTAAAAGACGAGTATGGGATTCTTCCGGAAGAAAAGGTAATCATTCATGTATCTAATTTTAGACCAGTGAAAAGGGTCCAGGATGTTGTTCGTACATTTGAGAAGATTACAAAAGGAATTTCAGCTAAGCTATTGCTTGTAGGCGATGGACCAGAAATGACAGTGGTTTGTAAACTAGTTAAAAAGCTAAATATTGAAGATAAAGTGTTGTTTCTTGGCAAACAAGATAGTGTAGAGGAGCTATATTCAATTAGTGACCTCATGCTTTTATTATCTGAAAAAGAAAGCTTTGGATTAGTTGCATTAGAAGCGATGGCTTGCGGGGTCCCATGTATCGGAACTAATGTAGGGGGCATCCCTGAAGTTATTGACCATGGTCTAAGTGGGTATATTTGTGAACTTGGAGACATTGAGGATATGTCAGAAAAAGCAATTGATCTTTTACAAAATTCGATGAAGCATCAGCAATTCAGAGAAGCCTCTGTTTCGCTTGTAAGAAAGAAATTCCAAGCGACCACGATCGTTAAGCAATACGAAGACTTATATAAAAGTTTATTGCAAAGCGGTGAACAACCATATGAAAGAACCATTTAA
- the bshB1 gene encoding bacillithiol biosynthesis deacetylase BshB1 — MTNNIHILSFGAHADDVEIGMGGTIAKYTSEGKTVVICDLTKAELSSNGTVELRQEEAMKAADILGVKERITLNLPDRGLLLTEEAIRQVAHIIRKNRPEIVFVPYEKDRHPDHGNCARIVEEAFFSAGIQKFQTGFDDMAYRPKQLYYYMINGFSTPDFVIDVTNMYERKKESLEAYKSQFTKQADSVDTPLTNNYIPALEARERLFGKEVGTLYAEGFKVRAPILLNRDLLGE; from the coding sequence ATGACAAATAATATACATATCCTATCCTTTGGAGCACATGCAGATGATGTTGAAATTGGCATGGGTGGAACTATTGCGAAATACACATCTGAAGGGAAAACAGTGGTAATATGTGATTTAACAAAAGCTGAGCTTTCAAGTAACGGAACAGTAGAACTTCGCCAAGAAGAAGCGATGAAAGCGGCTGACATTCTCGGTGTAAAAGAACGAATTACATTAAATCTTCCTGATCGAGGTTTATTATTAACAGAGGAAGCGATTCGTCAAGTCGCTCATATCATTCGGAAAAATCGACCGGAGATTGTTTTTGTTCCTTATGAAAAAGATCGTCACCCCGATCATGGAAACTGCGCCAGAATTGTGGAAGAAGCTTTTTTTTCTGCCGGTATTCAAAAGTTTCAGACAGGATTTGATGATATGGCCTACCGCCCTAAGCAGCTTTACTACTATATGATTAACGGATTTTCTACTCCTGATTTCGTAATCGATGTGACGAATATGTATGAAAGGAAAAAAGAAAGTCTAGAAGCATATAAAAGTCAGTTTACAAAGCAAGCGGACAGTGTAGACACACCGCTCACGAATAATTATATTCCAGCTTTGGAGGCAAGGGAGCGTTTATTTGGTAAAGAAGTTGGAACTCTTTACGCAGAAGGTTTTAAAGTAAGAGCTCCGATTTTACTCAATCGTGATTTACTAGGAGAATAA
- the mgsA gene encoding methylglyoxal synthase: MNIALIAHDNKKDELVRFAIAYKEIFEEHTLFATGTTGLRIMEATGLSIQRFQSGPLGGDQEIGAMIAKNSMDMVFFFRDPLTAQPHEPDVTALVRLCDVYAIPLATNIGTAEVLIKGLERGDLAWRDIIHQEQGEGNDK; the protein is encoded by the coding sequence TTGAACATTGCCTTAATTGCTCATGATAATAAAAAGGATGAGTTAGTACGTTTTGCAATCGCCTATAAGGAGATTTTTGAAGAGCATACCTTGTTTGCCACAGGAACGACTGGCCTAAGAATTATGGAAGCAACGGGATTGTCGATACAGCGATTCCAGTCAGGACCACTTGGTGGGGACCAAGAGATCGGGGCAATGATCGCTAAAAATTCAATGGATATGGTGTTTTTCTTTAGAGATCCTCTTACGGCGCAACCGCATGAACCGGACGTGACTGCGTTAGTACGCCTCTGTGATGTGTACGCCATTCCGTTAGCAACTAATATTGGGACGGCGGAAGTACTAATAAAAGGGCTCGAGCGTGGTGATCTTGCCTGGAGAGACATCATCCATCAAGAACAAGGTGAGGGCAATGACAAATAA